The Chroogloeocystis siderophila 5.2 s.c.1 genome includes the window GTAAAGACTTGGTTGAGTAGGAAAGGTGATTCAATATCTGGTAAACTTGCGATCATTTCTCAAAGCGTTTCCAAGTAACTTAACAAGTCTGCCATTTCTTTCGGACTTGGTTTGAACTGTGGCATAGGTGGTGTATCACCGCTGATGACTTGATGAATCAGACCAAAACGAGATTTACGCTTAGAAACACCTTGCAAACTAGGACCAACGTTACCATCGGCTTGCCAACCATGACAACCCGCACAGTTCATTTGAAAAATTGCATTTCCTTGTACCGGATCTCCTGTTAGTGACAAAACATTCTTAACATAAGGTTCAGAAACTCTTACCCTATGCACACCTACAACAACTAAAATTGTAGCTAGCAAAATCGCCAAAGCGATGAACGCAAGCCGTTGGAGTAGAATTTCTGGTTTAGCGAGCTGATTAGCCAAAAGCTGATTACTTGAATTGAGAATTCACAAAAATATTTATCTCCTAACACATAGCTTAAAAGTTCTTGATAGTGTTCGCAAGCAAAGTCAATTAAATCAGCCTGTGCAGTTAAGTTTTGTGTAGATAAATTAACTAACGCTCTGGTTTTCTCCTAACGCTAATTCAGTGTATGCTGGTAAAAGTCTATGATTGTTGGCTACTATTGGGTCAATTAAACCTTTTACAGTCTAAGCCACGAAGCGTGATTGCGCGTAGCGCAGCGCTTTTATGCGATCGCAACAGGAGATATGACATGGTTGAACCACTACTCGATGGTATTGTTCTGGGCTTAATAGTGATTACTTTGGCTGGTTTATTTTTTGCTGCGTATCAGCAATA containing:
- the petG gene encoding cytochrome b6-f complex subunit V — its product is MVEPLLDGIVLGLIVITLAGLFFAAYQQYKRGKQLGL
- a CDS encoding c-type cytochrome — translated: MANQLAKPEILLQRLAFIALAILLATILVVVGVHRVRVSEPYVKNVLSLTGDPVQGNAIFQMNCAGCHGWQADGNVGPSLQGVSKRKSRFGLIHQVISGDTPPMPQFKPSPKEMADLLSYLETL